The nucleotide sequence ttggaagaagttcaattcctcggtcacatagtgaacaaagaaggtattaaggtggatccggcaaagatagaaactgttgaaaagtgggaaaccccgaaaactccgaaacacatacgccagtttttaggactagctggttactacagaaggttcatccaagacttttccagaatagcaaaacccttgactgcattaacgcataaagggaagaaatttgaatggaaggatgaacaagagaaagcgtttcagttattgaagaaaaagctaactacggcacctatattgtcattgcctgaagggaatgatgattttgtgatttattgtgacgcatcaaagcaaggtctcggttgtgtattaatgcaacgaacgaaggtgattgcttatgcgtctagacaattgaagattcacgaacaaaattatacgacgcatgatttagaattaggcgcggttgtttttgcattaaagacttggaggcactacttatatggggtcaaaagtattatatataccgaccacaaaagtcttcaacacatatttaatcagaaacaactgaatatgaggcagcgtaggtggattgaattgttgaatgattacgactttgagattcgttaccacctggggaaggcaaatgtagtagccgacgccttgagcaggaaggacagagaacccattcgagtaaaatctatgaatataatgattcacaataaccttactactcaaataaaggaggcgcaacaatgagttttaaaagagggaaatttaaaggatgaaatacccaaaggatcggagaagcatcttaatattcgggaagacggaacccggtatagggctgaaagaatttgggtaccaaaatttggagataggagagaaatggtacttagagaagctcataaaaccagatactcaatacatcctggaacggggaagatgtacaaggatctcaagaaacatttttggtggccgggtatgaaagccgatgttgctaaatacgtaggagaatgtttgacgtgttctaaggtcaaagctgagcatcagaaaccatcaggtctacttcaacaacccgaaatcccggaatggaaatgggaaaacattaccatggatttcatcactaaattgccaaggactgcaagtggttttgatactatttgggtaatagttgatcgtctcaccaaatcagcacacttcctgccaataagagaagatgacaagatggagaagttagcacgactgtatttgaaggaagtcgtctccagacatggaataccaatctctattatctctgatagggatggtagatttatttcaagattctggcagacattacagcaagcattaggaactcgtctagacatgagtactgcctatcatccacaaactgatgggcagagcgaaaggacgagttgggatcgacatctaccgttagcagaattttcctacaacaacagctaccattcaagcattgagatggtgccgtttaaagcactttatggtagaaagtgcaggtctccgatttgttggagtgaagtgggggatagacagattacgggtctggagataatacaagaaactatcgagaagatcatccaaattcaacaacggttgaaaaccgcccaaagtcgacaaaagagctacactgacattaaaagaaaagatatagaatttgaaattgaagagatggtcacgcttaaagttgcaccttggaaaggtgctgttcgatttggtaaacgagggaaattaaatccaaggtatattggaccattcaagattattgatcgtgtcggaccagtagcttaccgacttgagttacctcaacaactcgcggctgtacataacactttccacgtctcgaatttgaagaaatgttttgctaaagaagatctcactattccgttagatgaaatccaaatcaacgaaaaacttcaattcatcgaagaacccgtcgaaataatggatcgtgaggttaaaagacttaagcaaaacaagataccaattgttaaggttcgatggaatgctcgtagaggactcgagttcacctgggaacgagaagatcagatgaagaagaaatacccgcatttatttccagaagatacgtcaacacctccaactgcttaaaatttcgggacgaaatttatttaactggtaggtactgtagtgacccgaacttttccatgtttatatataaattaaatgaaattgttatttacatgattaagtgtttccaacatattagcaatcaaacttgttaagacttgattaattgaaataggtttcatatagacaattgaccacccaagttgaccggtgattcacgaacgttaaaacttgtaaaaactatatgatgacatatatatggttatatatatagttaacatgatattatgataagtaaacatatcattaagtatattaataatgaactacatatgtaaaaacaagactactaacttaatgattttgaaacgagacatatatgtaacgattatcgttgtaacgacatttaatgtatatatatcatattaagagatattcgtacatcataatatcatgataatataataatttaaaatctcattttatattataaacattgggttaacaacatttaacaagatcgttaacctaaaggtttcaaaacaacacttacatgtaacgactaacgatgacttaacgactcagttaaaatgtatatacatgtagtgttttaatatatattcatacaattttgaaagacttcaagacacttatcaaaatacttctacttaacaaaaatgcttacaattacatcctcgttcagtttcatcaacaattctacttgtatgcacccgtattcgtactcgtacaatacacagcttttagatgtatgtactattgatatatacaatccaatgatcagctcttatcagcccatgtgagtcacctaacacatgtgggaaccatcatttggcaactagcatgaaatatctcataaaattacaaaaatatgagtaatcattcatgacttatttacatgaaaacaaaattacatatcctttatatctaatccatacaccaacgaccaaaaacacctacaaacactttcattcttcaattttcttcatctaattgatctctctcaagttctatcttcaagttctaagtgttcttcataaattctacaagttctagtttcataaaatcaagaatacttccaagtttgctagcttacttccaatcttgtagaatgatcatccaacctcaagaaatctttcttatttacaataagatatctttctaatacaaggtaatagtcatattcaaactttgattcaatttctataactataacaatcttatttcgagtgaaaatcttacttgaactgttttcgtgtcatgattctgcttcaagaactttcaagccatctgttAAAATTATATCCAATCTAACCTTAATCATGTTTACTTCTGTTTTCTCACAGCTTTTGTTTGTTGACAGGACTTCCCGTGCTAGTCCTTTTCCTTGTGGCCGTTAGCTATTGGACTGCTTGTGTGAGGTTATTAGGAGCGTGGGTGTTGGTGTCGTTTCTTTGGTTCTTCAGGGTGCATTCTGGAACTTTGGCTATTTAGGGTTCAAGTATAAATGGGTGTCTCCTGTCCCATTGTTCTTTACCATCGAGACATTCTTCTGCTTCTTCTCTTCATCTCGTTCAATTATCTCCAGCATATTGTTACTCTTCACAACTTATTACTGTCATTATCTCCATTGTATACTCGAGATTTTACTCGTGTGTGATTATTTTACATCGAATATTATACCTGCTTCAATTTTGGCACTTGTTTGTAATCTTGGTTCTTGATTTGTGTTTGAATAATAAAAGTGTATTTAGTTTCTGGAATTttatcatggtatcagagcggtcaAACTGATCCAGATCTGTTTTCGTTGTTGATTGTTCGTTTCTCACAAACGAGCAATTAGGGTTTGATTAAGTCGATTACTGCTTTAATTATCTCTCTGGTGGTTTGACTCGATTCGTGTGTTGTCTCTGGATCTGTATTGGTGTTGTTTCGATTTGTACATGCTCTCTGGATCTAGTCTGATTGTTCGTTTGCCCTAATTTTTAtaacaaaattagggtttggtgtttgcTCTCTTGTTTCTGCTTTCTCCGCTGTGCTATTGCTCTTTCTTGTAAAGAGCACACTGTAAGTCTACTTCCTCCCTCTAAATCTGTGTCTTACTCGTGGGATTCAAGTGAGGTAATCATCCTTGATCTACCAACTCTCGATTGGTGTGAAAACCTGGCCCTGATTACTTCGTATACTTGTCTCTTGCACCCATCGGAGTTGTCTAGAAGGGACTCCTTCTAGACCTAATAACTCTATTCTGTCTGTgtgtttttttaattttattattatttctccTGTTTGGTCTTCTAACTGTGCAGGTTGCTTGGCTTGTTGCCAATTGTTGCTGTTTTTGTTATTTactcttttttatttctctatattgcTGATCTTgttattatctatttatttatctgGTTGTGCTTATTGCATGTTCTGTGTtttctatttatttgtattttgcCATGGGTGATGAAACTACCGATTCTGCTGTTACTCTGATAAATAAACTTGATTTTGGTGACCCCTTGTATTTGCATGCTAGTGACACTACTGGTACACCTTTAATATCTGTTAAACTTAAGGGAACTGAAAACTATCAAATATGGAGCAGGTCTATTCTTCTTGCACtttcaactaaaaataaaatagggTTTGTAGATGGAACCTTTGTTAAGAATACTACTAATAATGTGCTTGCTTCCCAATGGGATAGGTGTAACTCAGTGGTCTTGTCATGGATACTTGGGTCATTATCTGAGGAGTTATACTGTGGTCAAATTTTTTCTTCCATTGCCTCTGTTGTCTGGACTGAACTAAAAGAAACCTATGACAAGGTTGATGGGTCTAACATGTTTAATCTGCATGCTAAATTAACACTATTAAGCAAAATGGTTCTAGTGTCTCTGAATACTTTCATAAATTGAATACTTTATGGAAACAATATGATGCCATGCTTAATCTTGTTACGTGTACTTGCAATGCTGCTGATGGTTTTAAAAAACATGATAAATTAATGAGATGTATGCAGTTTCTTATGGGGCTTGATGACACTTATATGCATACTAGAAGTAATATTCTGATGATTGACCCCTTCCCTGATGTTAAGACTGCTTTTTCCATTATTTCTAGAGAAGAATCTCATAGAGGTTCTTCCTCTGGAAATAATAATGCTAAAGTCCAACACTCTGCTTTTGTTGCTCAAAGCAATAAacctaatttttctaataatggggGAAAAACAATTTTACACGACACAATAATCAAAGAGGACCCAATCCTAACCTACAATGCTCTAAGTGTAATAATATTGGTCATACTATAGACAGGTGCTATAAGATTATTGGCTTCACACCCAACTTTAAAAAACCCAATAATTCTGGTTTTAATGAAAACTTCAAAGCAAACAATGTTGTGTCTGATAGCACTTCTACCTCAACCTCTAATAACCAGTCTGGTGTTTTACCAACACCCTCTACTCCCTTGTCCCTCTCAAGTGACCAGATTGCTAAGCTGATGAGTATGTTAAGTGACATTCCCTCCACGGCTTCAAATTTTTCTTCTAATATGTCAGGTATGATATACAATTGCAATGTATTCTTTAAtgaaaattttcaaaaaaatttcAATTTTAACTCTTTAATTAACAGTAATAAAGGATGGATCATAGACTCAGGTGCAAATCAACATATGGCAGTTTCTAAAAAATGTCTTGATAATATCATTGATGTGTCAAATCTTAATCTTAAAGTTATCCATCCAAATGGTACTGAAGCTAAAATCAGAAAAATTGGAAATTTAAAACTGTCTGATCAAATCACTCTTTATGATGTCCTTGTTGTTCCTGGATACTGTGTTAGCCTTTTATCTGTAAGTAAAATTGCTATGGATAGTAATCTAAGAATCAGTTTTGACAAAGCTAAATGTTATATTCAGGATTCTGTGACAAGAACAGTCAAGGGGACTGGTAGTCTTAGTGGTGGTCTTTATATGTTTGATGATGCTCAACATGCTTCTGTTAAATGTAATTTCTCTGCCATGTCTTGTGAGTCTACTATGCTCTGGCATAGCAGGCTTGGTCACCCTTCTCAACCTGTTTTGCATgtattaaaacataaattaaatctgGATAATAAAACCATTGAAGAACCTTGTGAAATTTGCCTTAGGGCAAAACATTCAAGGGATCCTTTTCCCTTGAGTGATCATGTCTCTGTTGCTTTGGGAGATCTCATTCATGTTGATCTTTGGGGTCCTTATAAAACTGCTAGCAGAGAAGGGTTTAAACTTTTTCTTACCATTGTTGATGACTACTCTAGGGCTGTCTGGGTGTATATGCTTAAATCAAAAGAGGATGTTTAAGATAATCTAACTAATTTTGTGAATATGATTCTTACTCAATTTGATAAAAGGGTCAAAATTGTTAGATCTGACAATGGAACAGAGTTTGTCAACAATCAATTAAAACATTTTTTTGATACTAAGGGCATCATTCATCAAACTTCTATTGCATATACTCCCCAACAGAATGGTATAGTTGAAAGGAAGCATAGACACCTCCTTAATGTGGCTAGGTCTCTTATGTTTCAGGGGGGAATTCCCTTATTTTTGTGGAGTGATTGCATTTTAACTGCTACTTATCTTATTAACAGGACTCCCTCTCAGGTGCTTGGTGGAAAATCTCCTTTTCAAATGATATATGGCCATGAGCCATCTCTCTCCCATTTAAGAAATTTTGGTTGTCTTgtcttttcaaaagttttaaatatTTCTGATAAATTTTCTTCTAAATCTGAAAAGTGTGTTCTTATTGGTTATTCCTCTGTCAAAAAAGGTTATAAGTTGTGGAGTCTTGATAGAAAACTTGTTTTTTATTCCAGAGATGTTAAATGTTTCAAAAAAATATTTCCCTTTATTCAATTGGATTCAAAGACTTCTGTTAATGATAGAGTTGAGTCTCTTAAGTTCTTTGATCTTTATGTTAGTCAAAATGACACCAATATTTCTAAAAATCCCAATGATGAAGGGGGAGATCACTTAGAAGAAGATGTCTTGATGGCAACCCCTTCTGGTAGCCCTGCTACTGAAGGAGGAGGTAGTCAAGATGACTTGCATGTTAATGATCAATTTGATCCGATCCTTGAGCGtaatttttctaaaaacacttctTCTGAAACCAACCCTGAGATTGTGCCACCTAACCCTAGGAGGTCTGAGAGACTGTCTTCCCTACCTAGGAGATTAGATGACTATGTTGTTGAGGGTAAAGTCAAATATGGTCTAGAAAGAGTGGTAAACTACTCCAAATTGAGTGCTGATAATTTGTGTTTTACTGCTTCTCTTAACAAAAGTATTGAACCTACCAATTACTATCAGGCTTCATTAGATCCCAATTGGGTTAATTCCATGAATGAGGAAATGGATGCTTTGTATAGGAATAACACATGGGTCTTAACTGATTTACCTCATGGTAGAAAACCCATAGGTTGTAGATGGATCTATAAGATCAAATACAAGTCTAATGGTGAAATTGAGAGGTATAAAGCTAGGTTGGTGGCTAAGGGGCATAGCCAAAGAGAAGGCatagattatgaggaaactttttcccCGGTTGCTAAAATGGTAACTGTTCGATGTTTACTAACTATTGCTATTCAAAATAATTGGAAACTGTTTCAACTTGATGTTAATAATGCCTTCTTATATGGTGATTTGTCTGAAGATGTCTATATGCAACTACCTCAAGGTTACTTCCTAAAAAATGAAACTAAAGTATGCAAATTGACCAAGTCCTTGTATGGGTTAAAACAAGCTCCTAGACAATGGAATAAAAAATTAACTTCAGCCTTAAAAGAAAATGGGTTTGTTCAAAGTAAGAATGATTACTCCTTGTTTATCAAGCAATCTGAATCTGTTTTTCTTgccttgttgaattatgtggatgaCATGGTGataactggaaatgatgaaaatgaaattaaCAAGGTCAAAATGTTTCTTAAGTTTAAATTCTTAATAAAAGACCTTGGTGAGTTAAAGTATTTCTTGGGTATTGAGGTGTTAAAAACTGATAATGGGTTGTGTTTAAATCAAAGAAAATATTGTCTAGAATTACTTGATGAGTTTGGCTTGGTTGGGAGTAAACCAGTTAACACACCCCTTGAACCTAACTTAACTATTTCTTCTGATGCTTCTGTGCATGACCCTGTTCTTGACAACATCACAAACTATCAAAAATTAATTGGGAAACTCATCTATCTCACTATGACCAGACCTGATATATCCTATTCTGTGCAATGTCTAAGTCAATTTATGCATTGTCCCTTACAGTCTCATCTTAAAATTACCTTAAGGATTCTCAGGTACCTAAAAGGTTCCCCAGGTAAAGGTATATCCATAAGTAAATATGATTCCGTCTCTCTCAATGCTTATTCTGATGCTGACTGGGGTAAGTGTCTTTCCTCCAGAAAATCTGTAAGTGGCTATGCTGTTTTCTTTTGTAGCTCCCAAGTTTCttggaaaagcaagaaacaaaCTACTGTTTCCAGATCATCTACTAAATCTGAATACAGAGCTATGGGGTCTGTCACCACTGAAATTATTTGGATCTTAAAAATTCTAAATGACTTAAACATTAAAAATTTGCTCCCTGTCAACTTATTTTGTGACAATAGGTCTGCTATTCTACTTGCTCATAATCCTGTTTTCCATGAAAGGTCAAAACACTTTGACATTGATCTTTATTTTGTTAGGGATAAATGTACCTCAGGTGTTATTAACCTCATTAATATCGAGTCTGAAAAACAAGTTGCAGATGTGTTTACAAAGGGGTTGGATGTATCTCAGCATAATTACATGTGTGACATGCTTAAATTAGTTGACATGTTTAAGGTTTAGATTGAGGGGGGATGTTAAAATTATATCCAATCTAACCTTAATCATGTTTACTTCTATTTTCTCACAGCTTTTGTTTGTTGACAGGACTTCCCGTGCTAGTCCTTTTCCTTGTGGCCATTAGCTATTGGACTGCTTGTGTGAGGTTATTAGGAGCATGGGTGTTGGTGTCGTTTCTTTGGTTCTTCAGGGTGCATTCTGCAACTTTGGCTATTTAGGGTTCAAGTATAAATGGGTGTCTCCTGTCCCATTGTTCTTTACCATCGAGACATTCTCCTGCTTCTTCTCTTCATTTCGTTCAATTATCTCCAGCATATTGTTACTCTTCACAACTTATTACTGTCATTATCTCCATTGTATACTCGATATTTTACTCGTGTGTGATTATTTTACATCGAATATTATACCTGCTTCAATTTTGGTACTTGTTTGTAATCTTGGTTCTTGATTTGTGTTTGAATAATAAAAGTGTATTTGGTTTCTGGAATTTTatcaccatccaaggatcctttgaagctagatccatttttctcatttccagtagctttatccagaaaacttgaggtagtaatgatgttcataacatcattcgattcatacatataaagctatcttattcgaaggtttaaacttgtaatcactagaacatagtttagttaattctaaacttgttcgcaaacaaaagttaatccttctaacttgaattttaaaatcaactaaacacatgttctatatctatatgatatgctaacttaatgatttaaaacctggaaacacgaaaaacaccgtaaaaccggatttacgccgtcgtagtaacaccgcgggctgttttgggttagttaattaaaaactatgataaactttgatttaaaagttgttattctgggaaaatgatttttcttatgaacatgaaactatatccaaaaatcatggttaaactcaaagtggaagtatgttttctaaaat is from Rutidosis leptorrhynchoides isolate AG116_Rl617_1_P2 chromosome 10, CSIRO_AGI_Rlap_v1, whole genome shotgun sequence and encodes:
- the LOC139870049 gene encoding uncharacterized protein, with product MGDETTDSAVTLINKLDFGDPLYLHASDTTGTPLISVKLKGTENYQIWSRSILLALSTKNKIGFVDGTFVKNTTNNVLASQWDRCNSVVLSWILGSLSEELYCGQIFSSIASVVWTELKETYDKVDGSNMFNLHAKLTLLSKMFLMGLDDTYMHTRSNILMIDPFPDVKTAFSIISREESHRGSSSGNNNAKVQHSAFVAQNRCYKIIGFTPNFKKPNNSGFNENFKANNVVSDSTSTSTSNNQSGVLPTPSTPLSLSSDQIAKLMSMLSDIPSTASNFSSNMSGWIIDSGANQHMAVSKKCLDNIIDVSNLNLKVIHPNGTEAKIRKIGNLKLSDQITLYDVLVVPGYCVSLLSVSKIAMDSNLRISFDKAKCYIQDSVTRTVKGTGSLSGGLYMFDDAQHASVKCNFSAMSCESTMLWHSRLGHPSQPVLHVLKHKLNLDNKTIEEPCEICLRAKHSRDPFPLSDHVSVALGDLIHVDLWGPYKTASREGFKLFLTIVDDYSRAVWVYMLKSKEDV